A genomic region of Salvelinus alpinus chromosome 12, SLU_Salpinus.1, whole genome shotgun sequence contains the following coding sequences:
- the rbm12 gene encoding RNA-binding protein 12 yields MAVVIRLQGLPIVAGTMDIRHFFSGLTIPDGGVHIVGGEHGEAFIVFATDEDARLGMMRTGGAIKGSKVSLLLSSKTEMQNMIEHSRRRFETGNVKGAAGNGSRPGPTISSGGRGSLPTTLQVFSNTTPTAVTTAASAHETISNKNVSTFATTSMGNMPPSFSNNFSSPNLTMGSTMTTAMSSLNSIPPPIPPLPTMPSLPPMPSIPPMPLPPPVSSMPPLPTVSPLTQGPPVLPMSHLSHMGSMPPFNPGIPPPGGLVSGLPLGTPNHMFLGHMNPLLNLQAHMKAAIGNPDELYVHLQGLPFSGTEMDIREFFRGLAVDSIRLVRDNMGRSSGRALAKFFSPQDTFEALKRSTGMLGQRYVDISPATERQWMSVSGGGNGAGGQAHSKFNNEPQDQHRRSNMSSASPSTRDRARSRSPHNQEFCVYLKGLPYEAVNKQICEFFKNLDIVEDSIYIAYGPTGRATGEGFVEFKNEMDYKVALGCHMQYMGSRFIQVHPISKNAMFEKIGSIRQRMQGSDKKNNSESVKSPRNCAHISNIPYNVSKKDVRQFLDGISIFDESLKVLVDSGGNGLGQAIMQFRAEEDALNAERLHRQKLNGRDAFVHLVTFEQMKEIERNPPPQVKRGQKPQGNTQGPAHSHVQAQNPVQGHPFAGMTGDEFNFLRNTVGHLGNGPFTPFNVPGNGLAGPPPPPLAASLGDVALSIPPPMVAGHLPGAVLEPPGFRPGSNNGPPGFGPEGLRGMPPFDNGPRKSRGLNNNNRGGGHGQSGGCPQSAFGPGSEPLRGQSTGGPGNPRGPTIVKIQNMPFTVTVDEILDFFYGYQVLPGSVCLQFSEKGLPTGEAMVAFESHKEATSAVMDLNDRPIGARKVKITLG; encoded by the coding sequence ATGGCTGTGGTCATCCGCTTGCAGGGTCTCCCGATAGTGGCGGGCACCATGGACATACGCCATTTCTTCTCTGGATTGACTATCCCGGATGGTGGGGTGCATATTGTAGGGGGTGAACATGGTGAGGCTTTTATTGTTTTCGCCACAGATGAAGATGCCAGGCTTGGCATGATGCGTACAGGGGGAGCAATCAAAGGTTCTAAAGTGTCACTTTTGCTGAGCAGCAAGACAGAGATGCAGAATATGATCGAACATAGCCGCAGGCGTTTTGAAACAGGCAATGTGAAGGGAGCCGCGGGAAACGGTAGCAGGCCAGGCCCCACGATAAGCTCAGGTGGGAGGGGCAGTTTACCCACCACTTTACAAGTCTTCAGCAACACCACACCAACTGCAGTCACCACAGCTGCATCTGCACATGAAACTATAAGCAACAAAAATGTGTCCACGTTTGCCACAACTAGCATGGGAAACATGCCCCCCAGTTTCAGCAACAACTTCAGCAGCCCAAATCTTACCATGGGATCCACTATGACAACAGCCATGTCCTCCCTCAACTCTATACCACCACCTATCCCCCCTTTGCCAACCATGCCATCCCTGCCACCCATGCCTTCCATACCCCCCATGCCACTTCCACCACCTGTGTCCTCTATGCCTCCTCTTCCCACTGTGTCACCTTTAACCCAAGGCCCCCCTGTCCTTCCCATGAGTCATCTGTCCCACATGGGCTCAATGCCACCATTTAACCCAGGCATCCCACCCCCTGGTGGACTGGTCTCAGGGCTGCCTCTGGGAACCCCAAACCACATGTTTCTGGGCCATATGAACCCTCTGTTAAATCTCCAGGCACACATGAAGGCAGCAATAGGTAATCCAGACGAGTTATATGTCCACCTTCAAGGCCTGCCATTCTCAGGTACAGAAATGGATATTAGGGAGTTTTTCCGTGGGTTAGCGGTGGACTCCATCCGACTGGTCAGGGACAACATGGGCCGGAGTAGCGGCAGGGCGCTGGCCAAGTTCTTTTCCCCTCAGGACACTTTTGAGGCACTCAAAAGAAGCACCGGAATGTTAGGGCAGAGGTACGTGGACATCTCTCCGGCCACAGAGAGGCAGTGGATGAGTGTCAGCGGTGGTGGGAACGGGGCTGGAGGGCAAGCCCACTCAAAATTCAATAACGAGCCCCAAGACCAGCACCGCCGCAGCAATATGAGTTCAGCGTCCCCGTCAACCAGAGACCGTGCGAGGTCCCGCTCCCCTCACAACCAGGAGTTCTGTGTTTACCTGAAAGGCCTGCCCTACGAAGCAGTAAACAAACAGATCTGTGAGTTTTTCAAAAACTTGGATATTGTGGAAGACAGCATTTACATTGCTTATGGACCCACTGGCCGAGCTACAGGCGAGGGCTTTGTCGAGTTCAAAAATGAAATGGACTACAAAGTTGCCCTCGGCTGTCACATGCAGTATATGGGTAGCCGATTCATACAAGTTCACCCCATCAGTAAAAATGCTATGTTTGAAAAGATTGGTTCAATTCGTCAAAGGATGCAGGGTAGTGATAAGAAAAACAACTCAGAATCAGTCAAGAGCCCTAGAAACTGTGCTCACATCTCAAATATTCCATATAATGTGTCAAAGAAGGATGTCCGTCAGTTTCTAGATGGCATTTCAATATTTGACGAAAGTCTTAAAGTTCTGGTTGACAGCGGTGGTAACGGTCTAGGTCAGGCTATTATGCAGTTCAGGGCAGAGGAGGATGCACTAAATGCTGAGAGACTACACAGGCAGAAGTTAAATGGCAGAGATGCCTTTGTACATTTGGTCACCTTTGAGCAGATGAAGGAAATTGAGAGAAACCCACCACCACAGGTTAAGAGAGGCCAGAAACCCCAAGGGAACACTCAAGGCCCGGCACACAGCCATGTTCAGGCACAGAATCCAGTTCAAGGTCACCCCTTTGCCGGTATGACAGGAGATGAGTTCAACTTCCTCAGAAACACTGTAGGCCATTTAGGCAATGGTCCTTTTACGCCGTTTAATGTCCCAGGTAATGGACTAGCGggcccccctccacccccacttGCAGCAAGTCTAGGGGATGTAGCCCTTAGCATTCCCCCACCCATGGTTGCCGGTCACTTGCCTGGAGCAGTTCTGGAACCCCCGGGCTTCCGACCAGGCAGCAACAATGGCCCACCTGGCTTTGGGCCAGAGGGATTGAGGGGCATGCCACCTTTTGACAATGGCCCTAGAAAGAGCAGAggcctcaacaacaacaaccgaGGAGGTGGCCATGGGCAATCAGGAGGGTGTCCTCAGTCTGCTTTTGGCCCTGGCTCTGAACCTCTGAGAGGGCAATCAACCGGAGGCCCTGGTAACCCTCGTGGACCTACCATTGTAAAGATCCAAAACATGCCTTTCACTGTAACAGTCGATGAGATTCTAGATTTCTTCTATGGGTATCAGGTGCTGCCTGGTTCAGTCTGTCTGCAGTTCAGTGAAAAGGGCCTGCCCACTGGTGAGGCAATGGTTGCCTTTGAGTCGCACAAGGAGGCAACGTCTGCTGTCATGGATTTAAATGATAGGCCTATTGGGGCTAGGAAAGTGAAGATAACCCTAGGATAA